The following is a genomic window from Clostridiales bacterium.
CAAGTCCTCAAACTACTGTAACTATTCAAAAAGGTTCTACTGGAGATAAAAACTATATCGCTAATTGGAATGATGCTAAAATTGTTGCTGTAGGTAAATGTGGCGGTGATGTCAATTGGAAACTAGATTTCGGAGGTACTTTAAGTATTTCGGGTTCAGGGGCTGTGGATAATTGTTCCGATGAATTGTCAATGTGGTCTAATTACAAAAATCAAATAACATCAGTAATAATAGGAGATGAAATTACTTCTATTTTGGCAAACGCGTTTTCTGGTTGTAAAGCATTAACTTCCGTAACGATCCCAGACAATGTTACATGCATTGGCGATGGTGCATTTGAAGATTGTA
Proteins encoded in this region:
- a CDS encoding leucine-rich repeat domain-containing protein, whose product is MDNCSDELSMWSNYKNQITSVIIGDEITSILANAFSGCKALTSVTIPDNVTCIGDGAFEDCSALTSITIPNSVTFIGNRVFSGCSSLSSVALGDNIVSIGDSAFS